In Dama dama isolate Ldn47 chromosome X, ASM3311817v1, whole genome shotgun sequence, one genomic interval encodes:
- the SYP gene encoding synaptophysin — protein sequence MLLLADMDVVNQLVAGGQFRVVKEPLGFVKVLQWVFAIFAFATCGSYSGEFQLSVDCANKTKSDLNIEVEFEYPFRLHEVYFEAPTCQGDPKKIFLVGNYSSSAEFFVTVAVFAFLYSMGALATYIFLQNKYRENNKGPMLDFLATAVFAFMWLVSSSAWAKGLSDVKMATDPENIIKGMHVCHQPGNTCKELRDPVTSGLNTSVVFGFLNLVLWVGNLWFVFKETGWAAPFLRAPPGAPEKQPAPGDAYGEAGYGQGPGGYGPQDSYGPQGGYQPDYGQPASSGGGGYGPQGDYGQQGYGPQGAPTSFSNQM from the exons atgctgctgctggcCGACATGGACGTGGTGAATCAG CTGGTGGCTGGGGGTCAGTTCCGGGTGGTCAAGGAGCCCCTCGGCTTCGTGAAGGTGCTGCAATGG GTCTTTGCCATCTTCGCCTTTGCCACATGCGGCAGTTACAGTGGGGAGTTCCAGCTGAGTGTGGACTGTGCCAACAAGACCAAGAGTGACCTCAACATCGAGGTCGAATTCGAGTACCCCTTCAG GCTGCACGAAGTGTACTTTGAGGCACCCACCTGCCAAGGGGACCCTAAAAAAATCTTCCTGGTGGGGAACTACTCCTCATCAGCTGAATTCTTTGTCACCGTGGCCGTGTTTGCCTTCCTCTACTCCATGGGGGCTCTGGCTACCTACATCTTCCTGCAGAACAAGTACCGAGAGAACAACAAGGGGCCCATGCTG GACTTTCTGGCCACAGCAGTGTTTGCCTTCATGTGGCTGGTTAGCTCATCGGCCTGGGCCAAGGGGCTGTCAGATGTGAAGATGGCCACAGACCCAGAGAACATTATTAAGGGGATGCATGTCTGCCACCAGCCAGGGAATACATGCAAGGAGCTGAGGGACCCTGTGACCTCTGGCCTCAACACCTCAGTG GTGTTTGGCTTCCTGAACCTAGTGCTCTGGGTCGGCAACCTGTGGTTCGTGTTCAAGGAGACAGGCTGGGCCGCCCCATTCCTGCGCGCTCCTCCCGGTGCCCCCGAGAAGCAACCAGCGCCCGGGGACGCCTATGGCGAGGCAGGCTACGGGCAGGGCCCCGGCGGGTACGGGCCCCAGGACTCCTACGGGCCCCAGGGCGGCTATCAGCCAGACTACGGGCAGCCGGCCAGCAGCGGTGGCGGTGGCTATGGGCCTCAGGGCGACTACGGGCAGCAAGGCTACGGCCCTCAGGGCGCACCCACATCCTTCTCCAATCAGATGTAG